One stretch of Candidatus Bathyarchaeia archaeon DNA includes these proteins:
- a CDS encoding tryptophan--tRNA ligase, producing the protein MTSNNNETNNEMVVTPWEVKGKVDYERLIREFGTQPLTPELLAKLESHTDKLHLQIERRIFFSHRDLDTVLKLYEQGTKFVLYTGRGPSGPVHIGHLVPWIFTRHLAEKFHTRLYFQMTDDEKFIVGNDTKLADTRKWSYENTLDLIAVGFKPEDTFIIYDTQDMDLLYDIALEVAKRITFSTARSTFGFQDSTNIGLVFWPAIQAAPCFIHKKLTGENVPALIPAAIDQDPYWRVTRDIAQKLGYYKPAQIHCRFLPGLGAGGKMSASLPETSIFTVDPPEVVKKKIWNAFTGGKGTAAEQRKLGADPSICSIFQYYVYLFEEDNAKLEERERRCRCGEMLCGECKKDIAEKLNKFLAEHQKRREKAKDVIEKYHIKR; encoded by the coding sequence ATGACTTCAAACAACAACGAAACCAACAATGAAATGGTCGTCACCCCATGGGAAGTGAAAGGCAAAGTCGACTACGAACGGCTAATACGCGAATTCGGAACCCAACCCCTCACACCCGAACTTTTAGCCAAACTAGAATCCCACACCGACAAACTCCACCTGCAGATCGAACGCCGCATATTCTTCAGCCACCGCGACTTAGACACCGTTTTGAAGCTGTATGAGCAGGGCACCAAATTTGTACTTTACACCGGCAGAGGTCCTAGCGGTCCAGTCCACATTGGACATCTAGTTCCTTGGATTTTTACACGGCACTTGGCAGAAAAATTTCACACACGACTTTACTTCCAGATGACAGACGATGAGAAATTCATTGTAGGCAACGACACAAAACTTGCTGACACACGCAAGTGGAGCTACGAAAACACTTTAGACTTAATTGCAGTTGGATTCAAACCTGAAGACACCTTCATAATTTACGACACCCAAGACATGGACCTTCTCTACGACATCGCCCTTGAAGTTGCCAAACGCATCACATTCAGCACCGCACGTAGCACGTTTGGTTTCCAAGACAGCACCAACATTGGCTTGGTGTTCTGGCCTGCCATACAAGCGGCGCCATGTTTTATCCACAAAAAACTCACGGGAGAAAATGTACCTGCCTTAATCCCCGCCGCCATAGACCAAGACCCATACTGGCGTGTAACTCGAGACATAGCCCAAAAGCTTGGCTACTACAAACCTGCCCAGATACACTGCCGTTTCCTACCCGGCTTGGGTGCAGGAGGAAAGATGAGCGCCTCTTTACCGGAAACCAGCATTTTCACCGTGGACCCGCCGGAGGTTGTGAAAAAGAAAATCTGGAATGCTTTCACAGGCGGTAAAGGCACGGCAGCCGAGCAGCGGAAACTGGGCGCCGACCCGTCAATCTGCAGCATATTCCAATACTACGTTTACCTCTTTGAGGAGGACAATGCGAAACTGGAGGAACGGGAACGTCGATGCCGCTGTGGTGAAATGCTTTGTGGCGAATGCAAAAAAGACATAGCAGAAAAACTTAACAAGTTCCTTGCAGAACACCAGAAGCGCCGCGAGAAAGCCAAAGACGTTATCGAAAAATACCACATCAAGCGATGA
- the heR gene encoding heliorhodopsin HeR codes for MNYKERQEIIKKSPISFQYLKRFNIGAGTLQLVNGLAILSLTFLLTWPKGTDIYTFYLQFQHVTPTSPAIFGFPSPQVIFTVDYLGVVLAAFPLISAFAHFMIAFPKNQQYNENLKKGINPYRWYEYAFSSSIMIWVIATFVGIWDFWSLAMIFLLNAMMIMFGYLMEVINQKTEKTNWSAFILGCISGGFPWVVLFAYFTGAVVASEGNVPAFVYTIFAVYLVLFMSFAVNMVLQYKGVGRWRDYLYGERAYIVLSFVAKTLLVWLVFAGLFRPF; via the coding sequence ATGAATTATAAAGAACGGCAAGAAATAATTAAAAAATCGCCAATATCTTTTCAATACCTTAAGCGGTTCAACATTGGAGCAGGCACACTACAGCTAGTAAACGGGTTAGCAATACTATCGCTAACTTTTCTTTTGACATGGCCTAAAGGCACCGACATCTACACATTCTATCTTCAATTCCAACATGTCACCCCAACATCGCCCGCCATCTTTGGATTCCCCAGCCCACAAGTTATCTTTACCGTGGATTATCTTGGTGTGGTGCTGGCGGCTTTTCCTTTGATTTCGGCGTTTGCTCACTTCATGATTGCGTTTCCCAAAAATCAACAGTACAACGAGAACCTCAAAAAAGGCATAAACCCCTACCGCTGGTATGAATACGCTTTCTCCAGCTCCATAATGATTTGGGTCATCGCCACGTTTGTGGGCATCTGGGATTTCTGGTCGCTTGCAATGATTTTTCTGCTTAACGCAATGATGATTATGTTCGGGTACCTCATGGAAGTCATTAACCAAAAAACCGAGAAAACAAACTGGTCCGCCTTCATCTTAGGCTGCATCTCAGGCGGGTTCCCCTGGGTAGTGCTGTTCGCATACTTCACGGGCGCAGTTGTAGCAAGCGAGGGCAACGTGCCAGCGTTTGTTTACACCATTTTTGCGGTTTATTTGGTGCTGTTCATGAGTTTCGCGGTGAACATGGTTTTGCAGTACAAGGGTGTAGGACGCTGGAGAGACTACCTGTATGGGGAACGCGCCTACATCGTGTTAAGTTTTGTGGCAAAAACGCTGCTGGTTTGGCTAGTGTTTGCAGGGCTGTTTCGACCATTCTAA
- a CDS encoding translation initiation factor IF-2 subunit alpha, translating to MSEHLPEWPEPGDLVIATIESLRDYGAYANLDEHNRRGFLHISEISSARIRNIRDFVREKQKMVLKVIRVNAEKGHIDLSLRRVTKRERIEKIKSWKKERKGEAILHAVAERLGLPTHEVYQQAGVILEENYGLYEGFEKVVKEGIEVLTKLEIPEEMAKAIVQVAEERIRIKMIKVKGTLEVRCMKPNGIKCIQAVFNTAKKAQKAKDAKIEFAVIAAPRYCVEVSADNWKRAGELLEKVGQSVVANITKAGGQGGFKKDVRR from the coding sequence GTGTCTGAACATTTACCTGAATGGCCTGAACCAGGCGACTTAGTAATCGCCACTATCGAAAGTTTAAGGGATTATGGAGCCTACGCAAACCTTGACGAGCACAACAGACGCGGCTTTCTACACATCTCCGAAATCTCCAGCGCCAGAATAAGAAATATCCGTGACTTTGTACGGGAAAAACAAAAGATGGTGCTCAAAGTTATTCGAGTAAACGCAGAAAAAGGGCACATTGACTTATCTCTAAGACGCGTGACAAAACGGGAAAGAATCGAAAAAATCAAATCTTGGAAAAAGGAACGCAAAGGTGAAGCTATTCTTCATGCGGTAGCCGAAAGATTAGGGTTGCCCACACACGAAGTCTACCAGCAAGCGGGCGTTATTCTTGAAGAAAACTACGGCTTATACGAAGGGTTCGAAAAAGTCGTGAAAGAGGGCATCGAAGTTCTAACAAAGCTTGAAATACCTGAAGAAATGGCTAAAGCTATCGTACAAGTTGCAGAAGAACGCATACGAATTAAGATGATAAAGGTCAAGGGCACTCTTGAAGTTCGCTGCATGAAACCCAATGGCATTAAATGTATTCAAGCGGTCTTCAACACCGCCAAGAAAGCACAAAAAGCAAAAGATGCTAAAATCGAATTTGCAGTAATCGCCGCTCCTAGATATTGTGTGGAAGTTTCAGCAGATAACTGGAAACGTGCTGGAGAACTCTTGGAAAAGGTTGGTCAAAGTGTGGTGGCGAACATAACCAAAGCAGGAGGACAAGGCGGCTTTAAGAAGGATGTTAGGCGGTAA